Proteins encoded by one window of Bdellovibrionota bacterium:
- the prfB gene encoding peptide chain release factor 2 gives MFEDIQTLEGKLQGLRGIFRLEELRRELARLNEQAGKPEFWNDPAAAAKIQKRRSECEETVSLFDRLTSELKDAGEFAPMAEQGDAQIQKELETKLSHVRKTLDELEFRRMLGQELDRSFAIMSINSGAGGTEAQDWVQILLRMYLRWAERRGFAAAIVDSLPGEGAGFKNVTLTIDGAYAYGYMKGEIGIHRLVRISPFDANARRHTSFASIMVLPQVDDKIDIQVDEADLRIDTFRSSGAGGQHVNKTDSAVRLTHIPSGIVVACQNERSQHKNKAQAMKILKARLYEKERLEREQEMSKLEGEKKKIDFGSQIRSYVLQPYQLIKDHRTNFESGNVQAVLDGDLDGFIRSYLLAKAAEGTPAS, from the coding sequence GCTTAAACGAACAGGCGGGCAAGCCGGAGTTTTGGAACGACCCCGCTGCGGCGGCCAAGATCCAAAAACGCCGAAGCGAATGCGAAGAGACGGTTTCGTTGTTCGATCGGCTGACTTCGGAACTCAAAGACGCCGGGGAGTTCGCGCCGATGGCAGAGCAGGGGGACGCTCAAATTCAGAAAGAATTGGAGACAAAATTAAGCCACGTGCGGAAAACGCTGGACGAACTGGAATTTCGCCGGATGCTGGGCCAGGAATTGGATCGTTCCTTCGCGATCATGAGCATCAACAGCGGGGCGGGAGGAACCGAAGCGCAGGACTGGGTTCAAATTTTGCTTCGAATGTATCTCCGCTGGGCCGAGCGTCGCGGTTTTGCGGCGGCAATTGTGGATTCCCTGCCGGGCGAGGGGGCGGGATTCAAGAACGTCACACTGACGATCGACGGCGCGTACGCTTACGGCTACATGAAGGGCGAGATCGGCATTCATCGTTTGGTCCGGATTTCACCCTTCGACGCCAACGCGCGCAGACACACGTCGTTCGCTTCCATCATGGTGTTGCCGCAGGTCGACGACAAAATCGATATCCAGGTGGACGAAGCCGATCTTCGGATCGACACGTTCCGCTCCTCCGGCGCCGGAGGCCAACATGTCAACAAGACCGACTCGGCCGTTCGCTTAACGCACATTCCAAGCGGCATCGTCGTCGCCTGCCAGAACGAACGGTCCCAGCACAAGAACAAGGCGCAGGCGATGAAGATTCTCAAGGCGCGACTTTACGAAAAAGAGCGGCTGGAACGAGAGCAGGAAATGTCCAAATTGGAGGGGGAAAAGAAAAAAATCGATTTCGGAAGCCAGATTCGTTCGTATGTTTTGCAGCCTTATCAGTTGATTAAGGACCACCGGACGAACTTCGAGTCGGGGAACGTCCAAGCGGTTCTGGACGGCGACCTCGACGGATTTATCCGCTCGTATTTATTGGCAAAAGCGGCGGAAGGGACTCCGGCGAGCTAA